Within Wyeomyia smithii strain HCP4-BCI-WySm-NY-G18 chromosome 2, ASM2978416v1, whole genome shotgun sequence, the genomic segment GATTGACGATccaataacctttcgggaacgaactttcagaaaaagttgcagtttcagtgtcttctcaaaattaacttttgtgtggaatttatttgaaataaccttGCATTCATTAATTATCTGATGATTTTTTTACAGTACAAAGCTCAAAAAACATCATCAAATATTTGTATGGATTGAACAGAAAAATATGTGCCatacacaggaaaaaaattggTGGGACTGATAAGCGATTATTTTTAAGAGGGGACAATTGGtcctctcatttttttctgttttgtttctaATAAAacacacttttttgtttccttaatcgatagTAAAGCAAGAAATATATGGACTcttatgcgattataggcagtacagCAATCCATACATACCAACGAATAAGAAATTTAATTCGGTGGCGTGCGCTCTTATAAGCgactaatatttgccaccaaccgctttctgctgctccagaaagaaccgtccgcttcgccggtcaataaacaaatgagaaattcaattcgatggcatGCGATTCTAAAAGCGACCAATATCCGCCACCACCAGCTTTCTGTtgcttcagaaaaaaaaaaccgtccgCTTTGCCTGCCAATgcacgaatgagaaattcaattcgatagTGTGCGCTTTTGTGAGCGACCAATATGTGCCACCACCAGCTTTCTGCTGCTTCAGAAAAAAACCGTCCGCTTCACCGGCAAACGCaagaatgagaaattcaattcgatggcgtgcgaatgataccggtacagttttggaatgaaaatgatgcggagaaatgttcgaatggtaccttttaaATCAAGGTTCCGTTAGTTATTTGGGAAAAgataaaagtttaaaagaatagggaatggtaagagaagtaaaacaacaacaacaacaaattgtttacaaagtcagatcgattgtattcgttagtgtcggctgtgcttgggaagaggagcagtgattggttgctcggtatgatttagacaatcgatgttatttaccaacttttcaatagtgtatctcaaacaataggttttttttgttacataaatttaagcgtagaagaatttctgatcggttgataccaaaacctcgaaattctgaaaagaaatgaccgATATATAAGCACTCAAAACtcgaccacttttccctggttgaattactagattttcaaattcaggcgcctaacttcgacatagacgttagtccaacgtcaaaaaggaGAATGGAGagggagggagggagggggggggtcaggAAGAGCTGGTAcggttacgtaactgtgatattttgtcaaaattaaaaaattcggGAAGGCGCACTGTGGGATGAATTCAAAAAAGGCGGTATTTAGTTTTTGCGAAGAAACTGTTGGATTTTTGTCCTAAGTATTATCCCCCGGGCGGCTGTTCAGCGTTACATAACTGTAGAAAGTCATGTTAAATGTTACTTATTGTTATGAGGGGGGGTGGGCGGTAGAGGGGATCTAAAGCCCAGCGTTTTGTGGATTTTAAGCGTtaagtaatttgtgtacgacgcctagtTAAAAAGTGTCAATATAACTGGTACCTAATCTGTGATCAAAGATTAGATCTCAGGACCGGATCGTCATTTTGCAACAAAGTTCTCGCGATAAGCTCTAGTGTAAGTTACTACAATTTTGGAATTTAACCTCTCAACGAAAAACACACAGATTCTACGATATCGCAGaagtagatagaagaaaatatCTGTCTTCTGATTGAAAAGAGACTTCACTGGCGTTGATTTCTCACGGAGCTCTATGATGGTAGATCATAGTCTGTCCAGCGTACAACCTTTTTGGCTACCAAAAAGTGTTGTTCGCTTTTCCGAATGTAATTATTGCCTTGCAACTggccaaatttaattttattaccGTATTGTCCAGCATTTTGTGGTGGAAATAACTAAATTAAATGGAAAGCATACAAAGACAAGGcaattttgattccatttaaATGATTGAATGAGAAACATTCTAGATGCGACATgatgcgcattgtgcataaggtaaTAAAATCGAAGGTCGCAAGtcgttttttcgattttcagctGGAACAGTAATATTACAAGGCTGtatataaatcaaaacaacggtTATATCACATACTCACTGTGTCTACTATACGGCGAGGACTTTGTCGAGTTGATGGTGTTATTGTTATGGAAACTAGGGCCCATGTTGCCAGTAGTATGGTGTATATTGCCAGTTTGTCCAGCATGTGCTAAGTGAACCGGATTGTGTTGGAATGTGTACGATAACTGGAGGTTGATGTGTCTGGCGAATGGATTCAAATCGCCATCCCTAGGAACtatcaataaaaatattcaTATGTCAGATAAAATTATTACATTTAAAAATGAAACAGCAAACGCTAACCTTGAACGTGCTTCTTCTGACGAGCACGCGAATTTTGGAACCACACCTGGGTAACTCGCTTACTGAGGCCAGTCACAGACGCAATTCGCTCGAGATCCTGTCCATCTGGATTACTGTCGATGTTGAAGTTTGCTTGCAAAATCTGCAACTGTTCTTCCGTGAAGGTGGTCCGAACTCGTTTTGTCTTGCTGTTCTTTTGGTAATCGTCAGCTTCAAATCCATCTGAAAGCGCAAAATTTAGTTCATGCCAAAGTACCAACCGACAACTTACTAACCATCACTAGAAGTTCCGCAGTCAAACATCTCCGCATAGTGCGTTTTGCAAAGCACCTTCTCATCGGCAAGGGCAAATTGTTCCCCAGTGGACAATTGGCGTCCACAGCTATCACAGGCAAAGCAGGCAAGGTGGAAGATCAGTTCTCGAGCTCGACGGACCCAATCAGAAGCAGCTATACTTTGATTGCATCGTGCACATTTTGCTCCATATGTTCTAAAAAGATTAGGAATATCCAAGCTTTTATTTAGGTTTTTGTTCTTGTTGACAAAACAAAAACGTGAACAAACTATTAGATCATATAATTAAAATAACAACGATTCGACAGCACCGCATATTCCACAAACGCGTCATGGCGATACATTCTTTACCATCGACCTTAATAATAAAACATTTCGCACAAAATTGCACTGGGGAGATTTTGACAAGTATTTTCGCATGTTGCGAAACAACTTAACCGGAATTTTAATTATTAGACAGAACACAAGCACGGACCCGCAACCCATTGAGTGCTGGATACCGCTGGCTTTTGCCTCTCAATGGTGTTGCTGATGCTGGAGGCCCGGGACCAGTGTAGATAAAACGAGagaaaataacaaatatcgaCATATTTTATCACGCGCCAGAAGAACATTAACATGCAATGGGTATGTAACCTGCATTTCATACCATAATCGTGGGGAAACTCCGATGGCATTATGCGCAAACAAGCATAGAGATACTGGAGTAGCAGGGAGCTACAGTGAACAACCGCAACTGGGCaatgtgtttttattttgtattgAAAATAACAATGCCACAGCTGCTAATACTGGGTTCGCCTGTCGCGTTGAGGATAGGTATTTAATGTACTCCAAAAATgtgtttttatcatttttattaatCAGTATTAAATACGTAAaaagaaaaatgtcaaaaatattaacAGTatcaaaaaattaccaaaagtCATTATTATCAATAATCTGAAAAGaggaaaaaccaaaaattaaaaattaggtACTAGCATACCGCGCGCTGTCGAAACTAAACCTTTCACTGTAAATATTGAACACAGTCTTTGCAGCCAACTATTAACctttttttaattactttttgtttttaaatccaATTTTTTACAATGCAGGAACTCTAACTTATTTCTaacttattttattaattttatatCAAAATTCAGACAATCGCCCGAACGTCAttttatgttaatttttttatctctcataaTTGTTTAGAATCATCGAattaaataaaatgattttaaaattttaagtcACTTCAGCTATTAGTCCAGATACATTTTTAAGAAGGAATGTGCAGTCGAATTAGCGCGAAGTTCTTCCTTTGGCTATGATGTGCACACAATAAACTTCCCATAAACTGATcagtgcacataggagtatttaagccaaaaagctggccaaaagtccaagtcgctcttttttggtagtaattggagagatttatatcaaaaacgtgttatttttgtataatcaacacaaaaaatGTGACGTTCATTCAAAACGTTAcccaatatataaaatattactttaaaTTCGCTTACTCCACTTTTGtagtgtctttttacacatgatataaaacaaagatttagaaattttcatataaatcttcattcaataaaatggcaatgaaacaaaaaagaggaaccaggagggagatttttcttttcgtatattttcagaaggctttgacctttctgtcaatgaataaagcttcgacgggacttgcgcggaaggttactaaatcatataattaatttcacaatattatgaattttTCGCGGTCGACTTTCACAATCACTTATTTCGAAAACAATCcatgattattttatgcattcaacgttttaaatattgcaaaacattttacttatcttgtaaattatgtcctgtgagagagaaaaactttttgacaaaatttttcaattttctacgcCACCCGAGCAGTAGCACGTATTTTTTAAACTTACCAATTTACTGTGGAATAACTTTGAAATACATTATAACAGTTTGGTTTATGTAATAAGACACAAATGGGTTCTGTGATAGCATGAGGGTATGTGTCAactgaaatcaaataaaaaatgatggaAATCGTGTATTTTTTATGTCGGACTTCCGGccaactttttgggtcaaatactcctatgtgcagtGGTCCCAGCAACTCATTGATCACATTGTGCACAGCGAGAGCAACCCCACTAAGCTGCAAACCGGTAGCACTCAGCAACAAAATGGAATAGCAATAAAATTCATTATCTTGCAAGACACTTCAGCAAGACTTTTGTTCTCACAGGTTTCTTTCTGCTATCTGGATAGGCGAAAAAGTGGCAAGACAGAGGAGCACTGAAATATtgaagaaatttaatttttccacAACTCGGCACGCAGCCTTGTACTCTGTCACCGGGAAGCAATCCCCTGCGAGGTGCGCTGTTCGAAACAAGGAGCACTCGCGTGTAACATGAGCGGACAAATTATGCACATAATCTGGAGAATATCTCGAAATTTATCATTCCTTCGTCACCACCGGTCCGGCAGGAATCCTTGCGGGAGCGTAGCAGTACCTGGCTGTCTTATTGCTTTTCCACCAATCGTTCCCAGCTGCCAGTGTGGGTTATGTAGTAGGTACGGCAATAGGTCCAATGAAGATGTGACAGGCGAGATCAAGAGTAGATCATTATCGCGTGATCATCATGAGCATCGTACACGCTTGGTTTGCGGCTTAGCATTCATTGTAGGAGAAAATGATATGGTCATTCAAGTTTTCATGGTCTTGTGACTATGTTAACTTTTTGTTTCGTAATCATTATAAATGATCACGCCACCACTGCACGACTCGGAGGAGTTGTGGAAACTAaattactatttaaaaaaaagtttgacaCTTATATTCATCGTCACTGACACTTAGAATTATGTCCACTCTAATACCATTGTCTGCGAAGATACAATTTATATTGTTGGACTGTATCCAAATTATTTAGAAGATTTACTGCAAAAGTCTTGTCAAGAAATTGGAAAGAATAAATACTAATGATATCAAGCaattggaaaaaataaataaaagcatGACGAACGTGAGGTATCTAagtcattttgaaaaatgttgaaatagGAAGTCTTATATATTCTTTGagacagatttttattttgcatggCGATTGTGTTGGATTTTAGGCTGAAAAAATACTTACTGTCATCCGAATCATAGCATGAGCTTTCTATTGCAATGAGACATGGCAGAAAACCAGCAGATAATTatggatcattccataccaaaTAATAAGGTGAATGCAACGACAGCGTCTCTCTCCGAATCGCCCCAAAAGTAATGAAATGGCTTGTTTTAGAAATTAGGAAGTTTCTAAAGGACATTGAAATTTTTACAGTTGAAATCTAAAGCTGCGGTTTTCTCATAACAGccctatttttgcctttctccgaGAAAGGGATAGCAATCGTAAAGGttcattatttcataaaaaaatcaagaaaaaaaaacgaggtACCTCTCAAACCCTTAACTAATGAAATTAATGGAGATTGCGcttgtggtttgaaagttacgaagaaaaaccagtttaaaaaCACATTTTAGCAGTATACTATATACTgcaattttattgtatttttgtatGTGTGAATGTATGTTCGTATGTGTGAGTATTTATATTGGTATGCGTGTGCTCCTTTACGTGAAAGCATGAACGTTCGTATGAGTGTGTGAATGTATGCTTgttcgtatatatatatatatatatatatatatatatatatatatatatatatatatatatatatatatatatatatatatatatatatatatatatatatatatatatatatatatatatatatatatatatatatatatatatatatatatatatatatatatatatatatatatatatatatatatatatatatatatgtgtgtgttcgTGCGTGTGTGTGAAAGTTCAAGTGTATGTGAGTGACTCTGGCGTTCGTATGTTTGTGTATGAAGTATCTTACTTATTTCAACCAATGGTAGGCACCACCAACAAAAAATTTAgcatcgctaatcgctaatccgtTAACTGAAAAATTAATCTCGATAAAGGCTAAACTCACATTGGCGGAACTTTCACTTATCGATAATTGCTGACTCATTATTGTGTAAATTacacttttcgaaaaaaatggaaaaaagtgcattccaaaagctcaaaccaaaaaaaaaattaagatcatagctattcaaccattcctatgaattttggtgcctctaaccattaccaaaacgcatcAACTTACGTGAAAGTGTCG encodes:
- the LOC129725176 gene encoding LIM/homeobox protein Awh-like, which codes for MKKELRSCTACGEPISDKYLLDVGGCSWHSACLRCCICHTPLDHQPSCFLKNRRIYCKPDYAKTYGAKCARCNQSIAASDWVRRARELIFHLACFACDSCGRQLSTGEQFALADEKVLCKTHYAEMFDCGTSSDDGFEADDYQKNSKTKRVRTTFTEEQLQILQANFNIDSNPDGQDLERIASVTGLSKRVTQVWFQNSRARQKKHVQVPRDGDLNPFARHINLQLSYTFQHNPVHLAHAGQTGNIHHTTGNMGPSFHNNNTINSTKSSPYSRHSSLDDLSEDSAVHCMQSEI